Proteins from a genomic interval of Diaphorobacter sp. HDW4A:
- a CDS encoding acyltransferase: protein MHVPPPDHRFNNFDALRLVAALLVIWSHQFSVMGRSVPLILNGNEPGAVGVVLFFAISGYLVTGSWLADPHLLRFSLRRALRIWPGLCVAVLGCALILGPLTTTVPLAQYLRSPITWDYFSNLWLQIRYTLPGVFETNPLPNSMNGPLWTIPLEVTCYVGLAVLGLVQVTRTRWFAPITFLLLTGLLQWRYSPAPGQPSPEWSPLLQYSLMFTLGSSLACFRELWSSHRVLTAIIVTAAFTALHFFGPSVVKGQALLFIVASLGVIWGTACTPVLHHAGRFGDFSYGLYIYAFPIQQLVVWAFSNRLDYPAALTLTLIGTLTLAVLSWHFVERPALSLKPQRRPLTQPAVA, encoded by the coding sequence ATGCACGTGCCCCCACCAGACCATCGTTTCAACAATTTTGACGCGCTTCGGTTGGTAGCCGCATTACTGGTGATCTGGAGTCATCAGTTTTCAGTCATGGGGCGCTCCGTGCCGCTCATTCTCAACGGGAACGAACCCGGAGCGGTCGGGGTAGTGCTGTTTTTCGCAATCAGCGGATATCTGGTCACCGGATCATGGCTGGCAGACCCCCATCTGTTGCGCTTCTCCCTGCGACGAGCCCTGCGCATCTGGCCAGGGCTATGTGTTGCAGTATTGGGATGTGCCCTGATTCTCGGACCACTGACCACCACGGTTCCTCTTGCCCAATATCTGCGCAGCCCGATCACCTGGGACTATTTCTCCAATCTCTGGTTGCAGATCAGATATACCCTCCCGGGGGTCTTCGAGACCAACCCGTTACCTAACAGCATGAACGGTCCACTCTGGACCATTCCTCTGGAGGTGACTTGCTATGTCGGACTGGCTGTATTGGGTCTTGTCCAAGTGACGCGGACTAGATGGTTCGCCCCCATCACATTTCTGCTACTGACAGGACTGCTTCAGTGGCGCTACAGCCCCGCACCCGGCCAGCCTTCGCCCGAGTGGTCGCCCCTGCTGCAGTACAGTCTAATGTTCACCTTGGGCTCCTCGTTGGCCTGTTTTCGCGAACTCTGGAGTTCTCACCGCGTTCTCACCGCAATCATCGTGACTGCAGCTTTCACCGCTCTGCACTTCTTCGGTCCCTCAGTCGTCAAGGGGCAGGCACTTCTGTTCATAGTCGCATCGCTGGGAGTCATCTGGGGAACGGCATGCACTCCTGTCCTGCACCATGCCGGACGCTTCGGAGACTTCTCTTACGGTCTCTACATTTATGCATTTCCCATTCAGCAGCTCGTAGTCTGGGCATTTTCCAATCGACTGGACTATCCGGCAGCCTTGACCCTCACATTGATCGGCACATTGACGCTCGCCGTGCTGTCTTGGCATTTCGTGGAAAGGCCCGCACTTTCGCTGAAGCCCCAACGCAGGCCTCTCACTCAACCAGCAGTCGCATAG
- a CDS encoding DUF2007 domain-containing protein gives MLRLVTAPNIVQAKIWCDLLCEAGLPATVLREHFASVHGLMPPSECNPEIWLEYEEHEIAARKLLEDLDHLPQRKWQCRCGETVEGGFEQCWNCGGFMQLGQAL, from the coding sequence ATGCTGCGTCTCGTGACCGCCCCCAATATCGTTCAGGCCAAAATCTGGTGTGACCTGCTGTGCGAAGCGGGACTTCCGGCGACCGTGCTGCGTGAGCATTTCGCATCGGTACACGGCCTGATGCCGCCAAGCGAATGCAATCCTGAAATCTGGCTTGAATACGAGGAGCACGAAATCGCTGCGCGCAAGCTGCTGGAGGACTTGGACCATCTACCGCAGCGAAAGTGGCAATGTCGCTGCGGCGAGACGGTCGAGGGCGGCTTCGAGCAGTGCTGGAACTGCGGGGGCTTCATGCAGCTTGGGCAGGCCCTGTAG
- a CDS encoding phage holin family protein, which produces MKLLLKWLLCASALLCVAYIYSGVEVRSFTSALIAAAVIGLFNTIVRPVLVVLTLPVTLVTLGLFLFVINALMFWAASSVLGSGFQVHGFVAALIGSLIYSVLCMLIEAAIGSLLLQK; this is translated from the coding sequence ATGAAACTCCTGCTCAAATGGCTGCTTTGCGCCTCCGCACTGCTGTGCGTGGCCTACATCTACAGCGGCGTCGAAGTGCGCAGCTTCACCAGCGCACTGATTGCAGCCGCCGTCATCGGTCTGTTCAACACGATCGTGCGCCCGGTGCTGGTCGTGCTCACGCTGCCCGTGACACTGGTCACGCTGGGGCTCTTTCTTTTTGTCATCAACGCGCTGATGTTCTGGGCCGCCAGCTCCGTGCTCGGCAGTGGCTTTCAGGTGCACGGCTTCGTGGCCGCGCTAATCGGCTCGCTGATCTATTCCGTGCTCTGCATGCTAATTGAAGCTGCGATCGGAAGCCTGCTCCTTCAGAAGTGA
- a CDS encoding TerC family protein, translated as MDFLTSPEFWVALGQIIIIDILLGGDNAVVIALACRKLPPAQRTKGIIWGTAGAIILRVVLIAFAMTLLNLPFLKAVGAILLVWIGVKLLAPDEEGHGDVAGSDRLLAAIKTIIVADLVMSVDNVIAIAGAAQNAGEHSFLLVVLGLLISIPIIVWGSQLVIKLMERFPMIITAGGMLLGWIAGGMLVTDPVFANPDKWQWMFKIAQTDTIKYAASVAGALLVLGLGKAILAKRKAAGEGTPAAH; from the coding sequence ATGGACTTTTTGACTTCGCCCGAATTCTGGGTCGCGCTCGGTCAGATCATCATCATCGACATCCTTCTGGGTGGCGATAACGCGGTGGTGATCGCACTGGCATGCCGCAAGCTGCCGCCCGCGCAGCGCACCAAGGGCATCATCTGGGGCACCGCCGGTGCCATCATCTTGCGGGTTGTGCTCATCGCCTTCGCGATGACGCTGCTGAACCTGCCATTCCTGAAGGCCGTGGGCGCGATTCTGCTCGTGTGGATCGGCGTCAAACTGCTCGCACCCGATGAAGAAGGCCACGGCGATGTCGCCGGCAGCGACCGTCTGCTTGCCGCCATCAAGACCATCATCGTCGCCGACCTCGTGATGAGCGTGGACAACGTGATCGCCATCGCTGGCGCCGCACAGAACGCCGGCGAACACTCGTTCCTGCTGGTCGTGCTGGGCCTGTTGATCTCGATCCCGATCATCGTCTGGGGCAGCCAGTTGGTCATCAAGCTGATGGAACGCTTCCCGATGATCATCACCGCCGGTGGCATGCTACTGGGCTGGATTGCGGGCGGCATGCTCGTGACTGACCCCGTGTTCGCCAACCCCGACAAGTGGCAGTGGATGTTCAAGATCGCGCAGACCGACACCATCAAGTACGCAGCCAGCGTGGCCGGTGCCCTGCTGGTGCTGGGCCTCGGCAAGGCCATTCTCGCCAAGCGCAAGGCCGCTGGTGAAGGTACGCCTGCCGCACACTGA
- the purB gene encoding adenylosuccinate lyase, translated as MSLSTITALSPLDGRYAAKLADLRPIMSEHGYMQRRVQVEITWFIALSDAGFDEFKPLSAGARSYLHSLVSNFSEADSAAIKEIEKTTNHDVKAVEYWIKSRFEARPELEKAAEFVHFACTSEDINNTSHALQLRAGRDKVVLPTLDRIQLKLRDMARQFADVPMLSRTHGQTASPTTVGKEFANVVMRLQTAADRISAVKILGKMNGAVGNYNAHLSAWPDFDWEAFSKKVIESHEPEGLGLTFQPYSIQIEPHDYMAELFDAVARTNTILIDLSRDIWGYVSVGYFKQKLKAGEIGSSTMPHKVNPIDFENAEGNLGLANAMLRHLSEKLPVSRWQRDLTDSTVLRNIGVALGYAVLAYNSLLTGLNKLEINEEKLAEDLNHSWEVLAEPIQTVMRRYGVAGAYEKLKEVTRGKTVTAEALHELIKSLDIPQEDKDRLLAMTPGSYTGKAAELAKRV; from the coding sequence ATGAGCCTGTCCACGATCACCGCCCTCTCCCCCCTTGACGGCCGCTACGCCGCCAAGCTCGCAGACCTGCGCCCCATCATGAGCGAGCATGGCTACATGCAGCGCCGCGTGCAGGTCGAAATCACCTGGTTCATCGCCCTGTCCGATGCCGGGTTCGATGAATTCAAGCCGCTGTCGGCCGGTGCGCGCAGTTACCTTCACAGCCTCGTGAGCAATTTCTCCGAAGCCGATTCCGCCGCGATCAAGGAAATCGAGAAGACCACGAATCACGACGTGAAGGCGGTCGAGTACTGGATCAAGTCCAGGTTCGAGGCCCGTCCCGAACTGGAAAAGGCCGCTGAATTCGTGCACTTCGCCTGCACCAGCGAAGACATCAACAACACCAGCCACGCACTGCAACTGCGCGCTGGTCGTGACAAAGTCGTGCTGCCGACGCTCGACCGCATCCAGCTCAAGCTGCGTGACATGGCCCGTCAGTTCGCCGACGTGCCCATGCTCAGCCGCACCCACGGCCAGACCGCCAGCCCCACGACCGTAGGCAAGGAATTCGCCAACGTCGTGATGCGCCTGCAGACCGCCGCCGACCGCATCTCCGCTGTGAAGATCCTCGGCAAGATGAACGGCGCCGTGGGCAACTACAACGCCCACCTCTCCGCCTGGCCCGACTTTGACTGGGAAGCCTTCAGCAAGAAGGTCATCGAGAGCCACGAACCCGAGGGCCTCGGCCTCACGTTCCAGCCCTACTCGATCCAGATCGAGCCGCACGACTACATGGCCGAACTGTTCGACGCCGTGGCCCGCACCAACACCATCCTGATCGACCTCTCGCGCGACATCTGGGGCTACGTGAGCGTCGGCTACTTCAAGCAAAAGCTCAAGGCCGGAGAAATCGGTTCGTCGACCATGCCGCACAAGGTCAACCCGATCGACTTCGAAAACGCTGAAGGCAATCTGGGTCTGGCCAACGCCATGCTGCGCCACCTGTCCGAGAAGCTGCCCGTCAGCCGTTGGCAGCGTGACCTGACCGACAGCACCGTGCTGCGCAACATCGGCGTGGCACTGGGCTACGCCGTGCTCGCCTACAACTCACTGTTGACCGGCCTGAACAAGCTGGAAATCAACGAAGAAAAGCTGGCCGAAGACCTGAACCACAGCTGGGAAGTCCTCGCCGAGCCGATCCAGACCGTGATGCGCCGCTACGGCGTGGCCGGTGCCTACGAAAAGCTCAAGGAAGTCACACGCGGCAAGACCGTCACGGCCGAGGCACTGCACGAGCTGATCAAGTCGCTCGACATCCCGCAAGAAGACAAGGACCGTCTGCTGGCAATGACGCCGGGCAGCTATACGGGCAAGGCGGCCGAGCTGGCCAAGCGCGTCTGA
- a CDS encoding glutathione S-transferase C-terminal domain-containing protein, producing MKLIGSSTSPYVRKVRVVMAEKKLDYRFQEEAVWSEDTKISTFNPLGKVPCLVMEGGEAVFDSRVIVEYLDTLSPVGKLIPSPGRERAEVKTWEALADGVLDAGVLSRMESTWPHRKETERSQAWIDRQHGKIQAGLAAMSQGLGEKPYCSGIHLSLSDIAVGCALGWLEFRFPAIDWRDDHPNLARLYDKLMQRTSFKDTQPR from the coding sequence ATGAAACTCATCGGATCCTCTACGAGCCCCTACGTGCGCAAAGTGCGCGTTGTGATGGCTGAAAAGAAGCTGGACTACCGCTTCCAGGAGGAGGCCGTATGGTCGGAAGACACCAAGATTTCCACCTTCAACCCGCTGGGCAAGGTGCCGTGCCTTGTGATGGAGGGGGGCGAAGCGGTGTTTGATTCGCGCGTGATCGTCGAGTATCTGGACACCCTGTCTCCCGTTGGTAAGCTGATTCCGTCGCCCGGGCGTGAACGCGCTGAGGTCAAGACCTGGGAGGCGCTGGCCGATGGCGTGCTGGATGCGGGCGTGCTTTCCCGCATGGAATCGACCTGGCCGCACCGCAAGGAAACTGAGCGCTCGCAGGCGTGGATTGATCGCCAGCACGGCAAGATCCAGGCCGGTCTGGCCGCCATGAGTCAGGGTCTGGGCGAGAAACCCTATTGCAGTGGGATTCACCTGAGCCTCTCCGACATCGCGGTAGGCTGTGCGCTGGGCTGGCTGGAGTTCCGCTTTCCCGCCATCGATTGGCGTGACGACCATCCCAATCTCGCGCGTCTGTATGACAAATTGATGCAGCGAACCAGCTTCAAGGACACGCAGCCTCGCTGA
- a CDS encoding YaeQ family protein encodes MAIKSTIFKANLAIADIDNSYYADHALTLARHPSETDERMMVRLVALALNAYQLQATCNGDGTLAFGAGLSDVEDPDVSLTDFTGRKRLWIEVGQPEDKPLTKACSKTDALIVYPFNHASEIWWKGIENKLSRLDKVQVWRIPTEASQELAKLAERSMQLQATIQENTLTLSSNLGSVMVEPVRWK; translated from the coding sequence ATGGCTATCAAATCCACTATCTTCAAGGCCAATCTGGCCATTGCTGACATCGACAACAGCTACTACGCCGACCATGCACTAACCTTGGCCCGCCACCCCAGCGAAACCGATGAACGCATGATGGTCCGTCTGGTCGCCCTCGCCCTGAACGCCTACCAACTGCAGGCCACATGCAATGGCGACGGCACGCTCGCCTTCGGCGCAGGCCTGTCAGACGTGGAAGATCCGGACGTCTCGCTCACCGACTTCACCGGCCGCAAGCGCCTGTGGATCGAGGTCGGACAGCCCGAAGACAAGCCGCTCACCAAGGCATGCAGCAAGACCGATGCGCTGATCGTCTACCCGTTCAACCATGCCTCCGAAATCTGGTGGAAGGGCATCGAGAACAAGCTCTCGCGTCTCGACAAGGTGCAGGTCTGGCGCATTCCCACCGAGGCATCGCAGGAACTGGCGAAGCTGGCCGAGCGCAGTATGCAGCTGCAGGCCACGATTCAGGAAAACACGCTGACGCTCAGCAGCAATCTGGGCAGCGTGATGGTCGAGCCGGTCCGCTGGAAGTGA
- a CDS encoding DUF3717 domain-containing protein, with the protein MRCSNTSHIHITDIEAAINHWRQRAPADAGAALVEELVALAEVYAHMVYQRRDEIAEDDMPPEAMFAWLVWYDTTMDTPCIAICSTSQGDATCKGCGRSFAEVQSWLELSPVHKRSVWRRISIEGTALRFTRYKERAGG; encoded by the coding sequence ATGCGCTGTTCCAATACCTCCCATATCCACATCACTGACATCGAGGCGGCCATCAACCATTGGCGCCAGCGTGCGCCTGCGGATGCTGGTGCGGCGTTGGTGGAGGAGCTGGTCGCGCTGGCGGAGGTCTATGCGCACATGGTGTATCAGCGGCGCGATGAGATCGCCGAAGACGACATGCCGCCCGAGGCGATGTTTGCCTGGCTCGTGTGGTATGACACCACCATGGACACGCCGTGCATTGCGATCTGTTCCACGAGCCAGGGAGACGCCACCTGCAAGGGCTGCGGCCGCTCGTTTGCCGAAGTGCAGAGCTGGCTGGAACTGAGCCCGGTGCACAAGCGTAGCGTGTGGCGTCGCATCAGTATCGAGGGCACGGCGCTGCGATTCACCCGCTACAAGGAACGCGCAGGAGGCTGA